One Cucurbita pepo subsp. pepo cultivar mu-cu-16 chromosome LG09, ASM280686v2, whole genome shotgun sequence DNA window includes the following coding sequences:
- the LOC111801903 gene encoding eukaryotic peptide chain release factor GTP-binding subunit ERF3A-like, with amino-acid sequence MDIEEDIRALELDSPDVNGVPKPDEKMENIVKSDNVEEDAKTEDIEKSDKMEEEWRTEDHPQSAQDIHVEEQVEESISAKEKEVSSTVNEDEGDLETDRKRHLNVVFIGHVDAGKSTIGGQILFLSNQVDERTIQKYEKEAKDKSRESWYMAYIMDTNEEERVKGKTVEVGRAHFETETTRFTILDAPGHKSYVPNMISGASQADIGVLVISARKGEFETGYERGGQTREHVLLAKTLGVAKLLVVVNKMDEPTVKWSKERYEEIESKMAPFLKSSGYNVKKDVQFLPISGLHGINMKARVDKKVCPWWNGPCLFEILDTIEGPPRNPKDPFRMPIIDKFKDMGTTVMGKVESGTVREGDSLWVMPNKTQVKVAAVMCDENKVKWAGPGENLRVRITGIEEEEITSGFVLSSVAKPIAAVSEFVAQLQILELLDNAIFTAGYKAVLHIHAVVEECEIIELLHQIDPKTRKPMKKKVLFVKNGAVILCRIQVNNLICIEKFSDFPQLGRFTLRTEGKTVAVGKVTDIPAATN; translated from the exons ATATCGAGGAGGATATTCGTGCATTAGAACTTGATTCACCAG ATGTTAATGGTGTTCCTAAACCAGATGAAAAGATGGAAAATATTGTGAAATCCGACAATGTTGAAGAAG ATGCAAAGACAGAAGATATTGAGAAGTCCGATAAAATGGAAGAAG AGTGGAGGACAGAGGACCATCCTCAATCGGCCCAAGATATCCACGTTGAAGAACAAG TGGAGGAGAGCATATCTGCAAAGGAGAAGGAAGTTTCTTCGACTGTAAATGAGGATGAAGGGGATTTGGAAACGGATCGCAAAAGACACTTGAATGTTGTGTTCATTGGTCATGTTG ATGCTGGTAAGTCTACAATTGGTGGTCAGATACTTTTCCTTAGCAATCAGGTTGACGAGCGTACGATCCAAAAGTAcgaaaaagaagcaaaggatAAAAGCAGAGAAAGCTG gTATATGGCATATATCATGGACACAAATGAAGAGGAGAGAGTCAAG GGGAAAACTGTTGAAGTGGGAAGAGCACATTTTGAAACTGAGACCACAAGGTTTACAATTTTGGATGCTCCA GGTCACAAAAGTTATGTCCCAAATATGATCAGTGGGGCATCTCAAGCTGATATAGGGGTTCTG GTAATTTCTGCTAGGAAAGGAGAGTTTGAAACTGGATATGAGAGAGGTGGACAAACTCGTGAGCATGTTTTGCTGGCAAAAACATTGGGTGTTGCGAAGCTTCTCGTTGTAGTGAATAAGATGGATGAGCCCACAGTCAAATGGTCCAAAGAAAG GTATGAGGAGATAGAGTCTAAGATGGCACCCTTCTTAAAGTCATCTGGTTACAATGTAAAGAAAG ATGTCCAATTTTTACCTATATCTGGTCTTCATGGTATTAACATGAAAGCAAGAGTGGATAAGAAAGTATGTCCGTGGTGGAATGGTCCGTGCTTGTTTGAAATCCTTGATACGATTGAAGGTCCAccaagaaatccaaaagaTCCATTTAG GATGCCCATCATCGATAAATTCAAGGACATGGGAACGACCGTCATGGGTAAAGTTGAATCTGGCACCGTGCGTGAGGGTGATTCCTTATGGGTAATGCCAAATAAG ACTCAGGTGAAAGTTGCTGCTGTGATGTGTGATGAAAATAAAGTTAAGTGGGCAGGACCTGGCGAAAATCTTCGTGTTAGAATAACtggaattgaagaagaagaaataacgTCTGGGTTTGTACTATCAAGCGTTG CAAAACCAATAGCCGCTGTTTCTGAGTTTGTTGCGCAGTTGCAGATTCTTGAGCTGCTGGATAAT GCAATATTTACCGCTGGATATAAGGCCGTACTTCACATTCATGCTGTTGTTGAAGAATGTGAGATCATAGAGCTGCTACATCAGATTGATCCGAAGACTAGGAAAcctatgaaaaagaaagttctCTTTGTAAAAAATGGTGCAGTTATTTTGTGCCGCATCCAG GTCAATAACTTGATCTGCATTGAGAAGTTCTCTGATTTTCCTCAGCTTGGAAGATTTACACTTCGGACTGAAG GGAAGACAGTTGCCGTAGGAAAGGTCACTGATATTCCGGCTGCAACCAATTAA
- the LOC111801855 gene encoding T-complex protein 1 subunit delta produces the protein MAAPAVPQPRSSKTESYVDNKRKEDIRQANIVAARAIADAVRTSLGPKGMDKMISTASGEVIITNDGATILNKMEVLQPAAKMLVELSKSQDSAAGDGTTTVVVIAGSLLKQCLSLLSHGIHPTVISDSLHKTAIKAVDVLTAMAVPVELSDRESLIKSASTSLNSKVVSQYSTLLAPLAVDSVLSVVDPAKPDLVDLRDIKIVKKLGGTVDDTVLVKGLVFDKKVSHAAGGPTRIENAKIAVIQFQISPPKTDIEQSIIVSDYTQMDRILKEERNYILGMIKKIKATGCNVLLIQKSILRDAVTDLSLHYLAKAKILVIKDVERDDIEFITKTLNCLPIANIEHFRAEKLGYADLVEEASMGDGKIVKITGIKDMGRTATVLVRGSNQLVLDEAERSLHDALCVVRCLVNKRFLIAGGGAPEIELSRQLGAWAKVLHGMEGYCVRSFAEALEVIPYTLAENAGLNPITIVTELRNRHAQGEINTGINVRKGQITNILEENVVQPLLVSTSAITLATECVRMIMKIDDIVTVR, from the coding sequence ATGGCGGCTCCCGCTGTACCTCAGCCCCGATCCTCCAAAACTGAGTCTTACGTTGATAACAAGCGCAAGGAGGATATTCGCCAGGCCAATATCGTAGCAGCTCGAGCTATCGCTGATGCTGTTCGTACTAGTCTTGGGCCCAAGGGCATGGACAAGATGATCTCCACGGCTTCCGGTGAGGTCATCATTACTAATGACGGAGCGACCAttctcaacaaaatggagGTTCTCCAACCTGCCGCGAAAATGCTCGTCGAGCTGTCGAAGTCGCAGGACTCTGCTGCTGGAGATGGTACGACCACTGTTGTCGTCATTGCAGGTTCTCTTCTTAAACAGTGTCTTTCTCTTTTGTCCCATGGGATTCACCCCACTGTAATCTCTGATTCCCTCCACAAGACTGCCATTAAGGCTGTGGATGTGTTGACAGCAATGGCTGTCCCAGTTGAGCTATCGGATAGAGAGTCGTTGATTAAATCGGCTAGTACATCGCTAAATAGTAAGGTTGTTAGTCAGTACTCGACACTGCTTGCGCCGCTTGCAGTCGATTCGGTGCTCTCGGTTGTTGATCCTGCTAAGCCTGATTTGGTAGATTTGAGGGATATTAAGATTGTGAAGAAGTTGGGCGGGACCGTGGATGACACTGTGCTTGTGAAGGGTTTGGTGTTTGACAAGAAGGTAAGTCATGCGGCTGGGGGACCGACTAGAATAGAAAATGCGAAGATTGCAGTAATTCAATTCCAGATTTCACCACCTAAGACTGACATTGAGCAGAGTATTATCGTTTCCGACTATACCCAGATGGATAGGATATTGAAAGAGGAGAGAAATTACATTTTGGGTATGATTAAGAAGATTAAGGCCACTGGTTGTAACGTCTTGTTGATTCAGAAGAGTATCTTGAGAGATGCAGTGACAGATTTGTCACTACATTACCTTGCCAAAGCTAAGATTTTGGTGATTAAGGATGTTGAGCGCGATGACATTGAATTCATTACAAAGACTCTCAATTGTCTGCCAATTGCCAATATTGAACATTTCCGCGCTGAGAAGTTGGGGTATGCAGATCTCGTTGAGGAGGCTTCAATGGGTGACGGGAAGATTGTTAAGATTACGGGCATTAAGGATATGGGACGGACAGCTACTGTACTTGTTCGAGGATCAAACCAACTAGTGCTTGACGAGGCTGAGCGGAGCTTGCATGATGCCCTTTGTGTTGTTAGGTGTTTAGTAAATAAAAGGTTCTTGATTGCAGGTGGTGGTGCACCAGAGATTGAGCTGTCCAGGCAGCTGGGTGCCTGGGCAAAAGTGTTGCATGGAATGGAGGGTTACTGTGTTCGTTCCTTTGCAGAGGCTCTTGAAGTTATCCCATATACATTGGCTGAAAATGCTGGGTTGAATCCGATCACAATTGTTACAGAACTGAGGAATCGCCATGCTCAGGGTGAGATCAATACTGGAATCAATGTAAGGAAGGGGCAGATCACAAACATCTTGGAGGAGAATGTGGTTCAGCCACTACTTGTAAGTACAAGTGCAATCACTCTAGCAACAGAATGTGTTCGAATGATTATGAAGATTGATGACATTGTCACAGTGAGGTAG